Proteins encoded together in one Planctomyces sp. SH-PL14 window:
- a CDS encoding peptide chain release factor 3, whose amino-acid sequence MNQSVETSAAASEAGEERVSPEVAEIRREVQRRRTFAIISHPDAGKTTLTEKLLLYSGCVAEAGAVRGRKSQRAVTSDWMAIERERGISITSTVLSFEYEGFLLNLLDTPGHEDFSEDTYRTLTAADCAVMVIDAVKGIEAQTKKLFKICSDRRIPILTFINKVDRPGCDPLSILSQIEEVLGIHAIPHNWPVGTGREFTGVVNRQKRELLLFKPVAHGSNKVPTDVRTFETAGDVLDADLLAKVRDEVDLLDCAGEEFRQEDFLAGKVTPVFYGSALNNFGVEAFLAGFLALSPPPTPRMSDAGPVPTDGPDFGGVIFKIQANLDPRHHDRVAFMRVCTGKFSRDMEIVLSRTGEKIRVKRAQRVFAQERETMDVAFPGDVLGVVIPGQFRLGDTLSEGERIRFSGQWLFPPECFGILRCTETLRRKQFDKGLSQLVEEGAIQLLHEPSAMSREPVLAAVGQLQFDVVQYRLEAEYNAKTTLQRLPYQFARWISGDEQDMANIRIPSTSRELRDEDGRVVLLFESEGMLRYCRDMNPKLTFTDTRPAG is encoded by the coding sequence ATGAATCAATCCGTCGAGACCTCCGCCGCCGCATCCGAAGCCGGTGAGGAGCGCGTCAGCCCTGAAGTCGCCGAGATCCGCCGCGAGGTCCAGCGCCGCCGCACGTTTGCCATCATCTCCCACCCCGACGCCGGTAAGACGACCCTCACCGAAAAGCTCCTGCTGTACTCCGGCTGCGTCGCCGAGGCCGGCGCCGTCCGGGGACGGAAATCGCAACGTGCCGTGACGTCGGACTGGATGGCGATCGAGCGCGAGCGCGGGATCTCGATCACCTCGACCGTCCTCTCGTTTGAGTACGAGGGCTTCCTCCTCAACCTCCTCGACACCCCCGGTCACGAGGACTTCAGCGAAGACACCTACCGGACCCTCACCGCCGCCGACTGCGCGGTGATGGTCATCGACGCCGTGAAGGGGATCGAGGCCCAGACCAAAAAGCTGTTCAAGATCTGCTCCGACCGCCGGATCCCGATCCTGACGTTCATCAACAAGGTCGACCGCCCCGGCTGCGATCCACTCTCGATCCTGAGCCAGATCGAAGAGGTCCTCGGCATCCACGCCATCCCGCACAACTGGCCCGTCGGGACCGGACGGGAGTTCACCGGCGTCGTCAACCGACAGAAGCGGGAACTCCTGCTGTTCAAGCCCGTGGCGCACGGCTCGAACAAAGTGCCGACCGACGTCCGGACGTTCGAGACCGCCGGCGACGTGCTGGACGCCGACCTGCTCGCCAAGGTCCGCGACGAGGTCGACCTGCTCGACTGCGCGGGGGAAGAGTTCCGCCAGGAGGACTTTCTGGCGGGCAAGGTGACGCCGGTTTTCTACGGCAGCGCTCTCAACAACTTCGGCGTCGAGGCGTTCCTGGCCGGGTTCCTCGCGCTCTCCCCGCCGCCGACGCCACGGATGTCGGACGCCGGACCGGTCCCGACCGATGGGCCCGACTTCGGCGGCGTGATCTTCAAGATCCAGGCGAACCTCGACCCGAGGCACCACGACCGCGTCGCGTTCATGCGGGTCTGCACGGGGAAGTTCAGCCGGGACATGGAAATCGTCCTCTCCCGCACGGGGGAGAAGATCCGCGTCAAACGGGCCCAGCGGGTCTTCGCCCAGGAACGCGAGACGATGGATGTCGCCTTTCCGGGGGACGTCCTGGGGGTCGTGATCCCCGGACAGTTCCGGCTGGGAGACACACTGAGCGAGGGGGAGCGGATCCGCTTCTCAGGACAGTGGCTCTTTCCGCCCGAATGCTTCGGGATCCTTCGCTGCACCGAGACCCTCCGCCGCAAGCAGTTCGACAAGGGGCTGTCGCAGCTCGTGGAGGAAGGAGCGATCCAGCTGCTGCACGAACCGTCGGCGATGTCCCGCGAGCCGGTGCTCGCCGCCGTCGGGCAGCTGCAGTTCGACGTTGTTCAGTACCGCCTGGAGGCGGAGTACAACGCCAAGACGACGCTGCAGCGGCTTCCCTATCAGTTCGCCCGCTGGATCTCCGGCGACGAGCAGGACATGGCGAACATCCGCATTCCGTCGACCTCCCGCGAGTTGCGGGACGAGGACGGCCGCGTCGTTCTGCTGTTCGAGTCTGAGGGGATGCTGCGGTACTGCCGCGATATGAACCCCAAACTGACGTTTACGGATACGCGGCCGGCGGGCTGA
- a CDS encoding DUF1501 domain-containing protein, which translates to MAPFLDDMQFHTRRYFFNRAAAGLGGAALASCLNPQAFANTAAPPPVDAAGALKTFHHKPTAKRVIWLFMADAPSQLDLFDHKPKLAEYFDKDLPDSIRNGQRITTMTSGQTRFPCAPSVFKFAQHGQSGAWLSELLPNISKIVDDITIVKTVNTEAINHDPAITYIQTGSQIPGRPSMGAWASYGIGSPNENLPSFVVLVSRLSNGATPQALFSRLWGSGFLPTRHAGVSLRSSGDPVLYLSDPAGVDKETRRRMLDGLAELNQQRYAEMGDPEIVSRIAQYEMAFKMQTSVPDLTDISKEPKEVLDMYGPDVTSPGTFAYNCLLARRLAERGVRFTQVFLRGWDHHGSLPGNIRNLAPQSDKASAALIWDLKRLGLLDDTLVVWGGEFGRTVYSQGTLTKDNYGRDHHPRNFTMWMAGGGVKKGLVYGETDDFSYNVVDKPVHIHDLNATILHCLGVNHEQLTYKFQGRDFRLTDVHGKVVSDILA; encoded by the coding sequence ATGGCACCGTTTCTCGATGACATGCAGTTCCACACCCGCCGGTACTTCTTCAATCGCGCCGCGGCAGGATTGGGTGGAGCGGCCCTCGCGTCGTGCCTCAACCCACAAGCGTTTGCAAACACCGCCGCCCCACCGCCAGTCGATGCCGCCGGCGCCCTGAAGACCTTCCACCACAAACCGACCGCCAAGCGCGTGATCTGGCTGTTCATGGCGGACGCTCCGTCGCAGCTCGATCTCTTCGACCACAAGCCGAAGCTCGCGGAATACTTCGACAAGGACCTCCCGGACAGCATCCGCAACGGCCAGCGGATCACGACCATGACCTCCGGGCAGACGCGGTTTCCGTGCGCCCCGTCGGTCTTCAAGTTCGCCCAGCACGGACAATCCGGGGCGTGGCTGAGCGAACTGCTGCCGAACATCTCGAAGATCGTCGACGACATCACGATCGTGAAGACGGTCAACACCGAGGCAATCAACCACGACCCGGCGATCACCTATATCCAGACCGGCAGCCAGATCCCGGGCCGCCCCAGCATGGGGGCCTGGGCGTCGTACGGAATCGGCAGTCCCAACGAGAACCTGCCGTCATTCGTGGTCCTGGTCTCTCGGCTCTCGAACGGGGCGACACCGCAGGCTCTCTTCTCGCGGCTGTGGGGCTCGGGCTTCCTGCCGACGCGGCACGCCGGCGTCAGCCTGCGGTCCTCGGGGGACCCGGTCCTGTATCTGAGCGACCCGGCGGGGGTCGACAAGGAGACGCGGCGGCGGATGCTGGACGGCCTCGCGGAGCTGAACCAGCAGCGGTACGCCGAGATGGGAGATCCGGAGATCGTCTCCCGGATTGCGCAGTACGAGATGGCGTTCAAGATGCAGACGTCGGTGCCGGACCTGACCGACATCTCGAAGGAACCCAAGGAGGTCCTCGATATGTACGGGCCGGACGTCACGTCCCCCGGGACGTTCGCCTACAACTGCCTCCTGGCCCGGCGGCTGGCCGAACGGGGAGTGCGGTTCACGCAGGTTTTCCTCCGCGGGTGGGATCACCACGGCAGTCTGCCGGGGAACATCCGCAACCTCGCCCCGCAGTCGGACAAGGCGAGCGCCGCCCTGATCTGGGACCTGAAGCGGTTGGGGCTGCTCGACGACACGCTGGTTGTGTGGGGGGGCGAGTTTGGCCGGACGGTGTACTCGCAGGGGACGCTGACGAAGGACAACTATGGCCGCGACCATCATCCGCGGAACTTCACGATGTGGATGGCGGGCGGCGGAGTGAAGAAGGGGCTTGTGTACGGCGAGACGGACGACTTCAGCTACAACGTGGTCGACAAGCCGGTGCACATCCACGATCTGAACGCCACGATCCTGCACTGTCTGGGGGTCAATCACGAACAGCTGACGTACAAGTTCCAGGGACGGGATTTCCGGCTGACCGATGTTCATGGCAAGGTCGTTTCCGACATCCTGGCCTGA